One genomic window of Leopardus geoffroyi isolate Oge1 chromosome C3, O.geoffroyi_Oge1_pat1.0, whole genome shotgun sequence includes the following:
- the TMEM79 gene encoding transmembrane protein 79 isoform X1, with the protein MTEPETLALLEVKGSEAPEKSPPQALVPNGRQPEGEGGAESCGAESSRAGSSAGSPTAEEGTEDGLDSTVSEAATLPWGTGPQPSAPFPDPPGWRDIEPEPLRSEPPTKLEELSEDDANLLPEKAARAFVPIDLQCIERRPQEDLVVRCEAGEGERHRTRPPARATQPEPPERKWAEAVVRPPGRSCGACGGCGGRDGVRAVASVGAALVLFPCLLYGAYAFLPFDAPRLPTMSSRLIYTLRCGVFATFPIVLGLLVYGLSLLCFSALRPFGEPRREVEIHRRYVAQSVQLFILYFFNLAVLATYLPQETLKLLPLLTGLFAVSRLIYWLTFAVGRSFRGFGYGLTFLPLLSMLVWNLYYMFVVEPERMLTSAESRLDYPDHARSASDHRPRPWG; encoded by the exons ATGACAGAACCCGAGACCCTGGCCCTGCTGGAAGTGAAGGGGTCTGAGGCCCCGGAGAAGAGCCCGCCCCAGGCCTTGGTCCCCAATGGCCGGCAGCCGGAAGGGGAAGGTGGGGCTGAGTCCTGTGGAGCCGAGTCCTCCAGGGCGGGGTCTTCTGCTGGGTCTCCCACAGCCGAAGAGGGGACTGAGGATGGTCTCGACAGCACGGTAAGCGAAGCTGCCACCCTGCCCTGGGGGACTGGCCCTCAGCCCAGTGCCCCGTTCCCAGACCCCCCCGGATGGCGGGACATCGAGCCCGAGCCCCTCCGCTCAGAGCCACCCACCAAGCTAGAGGAGTTGTCCGAAGATGATGCCAACCTGCTGCCCGAGAAGGCGGCCCGGGCCTTTGTGCCCATCGACCTGCAGTGCATCGAGCGGCGGCCCCAGGAGGACCTGGTTGTGCGCTGTGAGGCGGGTGAGGGCGAGCGCCACCGGACCCGCCCGCCTGCCCGGGCCACCCAGCCCGAGCCCCCCGAGCGCAAGTGGGCCGAGGCCGTGGTGAGGCCGCCAGGCCGCTCCTGCGGGGCCTGCGGGGGCTGCGGGGGCCGGGACGGGGTGCGGGCCGTGGCCTCGGTGGGAGCCGCCCTCGTTCTCTTCCCCTGCCTGCTGTACGGGGCCTACGCCTTCCTGCCCTTCGACGCCCCGCGGCTGCCTACCATGAGCTCCCGCCTCATCTACACGCTGCGCTGCGGGGTCTTTGCCACCTTCCCCATCGTACTGG ggctcctGGTGTACGGGCTCAGCCTCTTGTGCTTCTCGGCGCTGCGGCCCTTTGGGGAGCCGCGGCGGGAGGTGGAGATCCACCGGCGCTATGTGGCCCAGTCGGTCCAGCTCTTCATCCTGTACTTTTTCAACCTGGCCGTGCTCGCCACCTACCTGCCCCAAGAGACCCTCAAGCTGCTCCCTCTGCTCACTGGTCTCTTTGCCGTCTCCCG GCTGATATACTGGCTGACCTTCGCCGTGGGCCGCTCCTTCCGAGGCTTCGGCTACGGCCTCACGTTCCTGCCCCTGCTGTCCATGCTGGTGTGGAACCTGTACTACATGTTCGTGGTGGAGCCCGAGCGCATGCTCACCTCGGCCGAGAGCCGCCTCGACTACCCCGACCACGCACGCTCGGCCTCGGACCACAGGCCCCGGCCCTGGGGCTGA
- the TMEM79 gene encoding transmembrane protein 79 isoform X2 produces the protein MTEPETLALLEVKGSEAPEKSPPQALVPNGRQPEGEGGAESCGAESSRAGSSAGSPTAEEGTEDGLDSTVSEAATLPWGTGPQPSAPFPDPPGWRDIEPEPLRSEPPTKLEELSEDDANLLPEKAARAFVPIDLQCIERRPQEDLVVRCEAGEGERHRTRPPARATQPEPPERKWAEAVVRPPGRSCGACGGCGGRDGVRAVASVGAALVLFPCLLYGAYAFLPFDAPRLPTMSSRLIYTLRCGVFATFPIVLGLLVYGLSLLCFSALRPFGEPRREVEIHRRYVAQSVQLFILYFFNLAVLATYLPQETLKLLPLLTGLFAVSRVVVVCPTGLLTSVQPGFSSSCDSPSRVRLGEC, from the exons ATGACAGAACCCGAGACCCTGGCCCTGCTGGAAGTGAAGGGGTCTGAGGCCCCGGAGAAGAGCCCGCCCCAGGCCTTGGTCCCCAATGGCCGGCAGCCGGAAGGGGAAGGTGGGGCTGAGTCCTGTGGAGCCGAGTCCTCCAGGGCGGGGTCTTCTGCTGGGTCTCCCACAGCCGAAGAGGGGACTGAGGATGGTCTCGACAGCACGGTAAGCGAAGCTGCCACCCTGCCCTGGGGGACTGGCCCTCAGCCCAGTGCCCCGTTCCCAGACCCCCCCGGATGGCGGGACATCGAGCCCGAGCCCCTCCGCTCAGAGCCACCCACCAAGCTAGAGGAGTTGTCCGAAGATGATGCCAACCTGCTGCCCGAGAAGGCGGCCCGGGCCTTTGTGCCCATCGACCTGCAGTGCATCGAGCGGCGGCCCCAGGAGGACCTGGTTGTGCGCTGTGAGGCGGGTGAGGGCGAGCGCCACCGGACCCGCCCGCCTGCCCGGGCCACCCAGCCCGAGCCCCCCGAGCGCAAGTGGGCCGAGGCCGTGGTGAGGCCGCCAGGCCGCTCCTGCGGGGCCTGCGGGGGCTGCGGGGGCCGGGACGGGGTGCGGGCCGTGGCCTCGGTGGGAGCCGCCCTCGTTCTCTTCCCCTGCCTGCTGTACGGGGCCTACGCCTTCCTGCCCTTCGACGCCCCGCGGCTGCCTACCATGAGCTCCCGCCTCATCTACACGCTGCGCTGCGGGGTCTTTGCCACCTTCCCCATCGTACTGG ggctcctGGTGTACGGGCTCAGCCTCTTGTGCTTCTCGGCGCTGCGGCCCTTTGGGGAGCCGCGGCGGGAGGTGGAGATCCACCGGCGCTATGTGGCCCAGTCGGTCCAGCTCTTCATCCTGTACTTTTTCAACCTGGCCGTGCTCGCCACCTACCTGCCCCAAGAGACCCTCAAGCTGCTCCCTCTGCTCACTGGTCTCTTTGCCGTCTCCCG TGTAGTGGTTGTCTGTCCCACCGGCCTCCTGACCAGCGTGCAGCCTGGTTTCTCCTCCTCGTGTGACTCACCCTCCCGTGTGCGTCTTGGGGAGTGCTGA